The Anabaena sp. PCC 7108 region CTCTGGTGGTAGAACTTGCTTTGATGGAAATACAAAAATTCTCACCAATAAAGGTTTTATCACCATTCAGCAAATCTATGAACAAGGATATCAAGGATTATCAACTTTAGCCCTCAACACTAAAACCCATAAAATAGAATGGAAACCTATTACAGATGCAATGAAACGTACATCTCAAGTGATTGGGGTGAGTGTATCTCAAACAAGGAAAGTTACAGATAATATCCTGCGCTTAACTCCTGATCATAAAATGGTCAATCTTCGGGATGGTGAATATACCAAAACTGAGATTCAAGAAATGTTAGATAGTCAAGAAATGGTGCTTGTATCTCAGAATATTCCTAAATTAGGTAACAACAAAAATCAAGAAGCTGATTTAGCTTATCTGATCGGAGGAATAATCACAGACGGCTCAATTTATACTACTCGAACTCATGGAGAAGTTCAGTTTATTCAAAAATGTTTACCAGAGAAACAAGCATTCATAGCTACTATGAATGAGAAAATGAGTACTGTTTATGGTAAATCTTTTACGGCTTGTGAGAAAGCAGAATCTTCAGGTTACATACGAGGAAAACAGGTAAAAGGGCAAGCTACAGCTTATCGTATTTATTCTAAAGCGATCGCCTACAACTTAAAAGAAAAAGAGCAACAGATTACTCAAATTCTACTCGAAAATACTCCAGAAGTTTCTTATCAATTTTTAGGAGGTGTGATTGATGGTGATGGTTGCTATTATAACAACCGCATTAATATCTATATTTCTGAAGAAAACTTACTACAAGCTGTAATTATTGCTTGTTTGAAAATTAATACTGTTCCTCAAGTTACCAGAAATCGTCATATCTACAATGTGCAGATTGTGGAAAAATTAGAGCGAATTTTAGAATATACTCAACGAGTAAAAGGAGATGTTAATCGAAGAACTATTCAAACCCGTTTCTTTGCTACTAATCAACTATTTAGTGAGAATGTAACAGGTCAAATCAAACTTAGAAAAGATAAAAATCTCCTGATTTCTGATAAGCAACTCCGTGAAATAGGTCAATTTGAACAACTTCTGCAAGGTGATATTCGGATGCAACGAGTTGTTAAAGTTGCAGATGCAGTAGAAGCTGAAGTTTATAATATTACTGTTGCAGATCATCATAATTATCTAGTTTTTACTAGTAAATACACTCCTGTAGTGGTTTGTAACTGTCATGCCGCAATTATTGCCAGAGAAATGGGAATTCCGGCAATTGTTGGCTGTGGTAATGCAACGACATTATTACAAACTGGACAAGAAATTACTGTCAGTTGTGCTGAAGGTGAAACAGGCAAAGTTTATGCAGGTTTATTAAACTTTGAAGTTCAAGAATTACCTTTAGAAAATTTGCCCCGCACCCGCACTAAAATTATGATGAATGTGGGCAACCCAGAAGAAGCATTAGGTCTAACAGCAATTCCTAATGATGGTGTGGGTTTGGCAAGGATGGAATTTATTATTGCTAACCACATCAAAGCCCATCCTTTAGCACTACTACATTTTCATGATTTAGAAGATGAACTGGCTAAATACAAAATTGCGGAATTAACTGCCCAATATGAAAATAAAGCCGAATTTTTTATTGATAAACTCGCACAAGGTATTGGGACAATTGCTGCCGCTTTTTATCCTAAACCTGTAATTGTCCGTCTGTCAGATTTTAAGAGTAATGAATATGCAAACCTCTTAGGTGGCAGACAATTTGAACCTAAAGAAGAAAACCCGATGCTTGGTTGGCGTGGTGCTTCTCGCTACTATGATCCTCGTTATCGTGAGGGTTTTGCCTTAGAATGTGAAGCCATGAAGCGGGTAAGAAATGAAATGGGTTTAACCAACATAATTTTGATGGTTCCCTTCTGCCGAACTCCCGAAGAAGGAAAACGTGTACTGGCAGAAATGGCAGCAAATGGTTTGGTAAAAGGTGAAAATGGTTTGCAAGTTTATGTGATGTGCGAGTTACCCAGTAACGTGATTTTAGCTGATGAATTTAGCCAAGTCTTTGACGGCTTTTCTATTGGTTCTAATGACTTGACACAGTTAACTTTAGGAATAGATCGGGATTCTGAGTTAGTTGCACATCTGTTTGATGAACGCAATCAAGCTGTCAAGAGAACAATTTCTAGAGCGATCGCAACTGTAAAACAGTTTAAACGTAAAATTGGTATCTGTGGCCAAGCCCCCAGCGATTATCCAGAATTTGCCAGGTTCCTGGTTAAAGAAGGGATAGATTCTATAAGTCTCAACCCTGACTCTGTACTCAAGACTCAGTTAGAAATTGCCGCAGCAGAAGGTGAAGAGGATTTTACTCCTTACTCCTGACTTTTGATGAGGGAAGGCCATCTTGATGGGTTTCAAACCCACGCAGGTGGTCTTTTTCCCAAGAGAAGAACGTTTTTGTCTTGTCTGTGTAGCCGTGATTGACAATCGTCTTTGCCAACATCCTGTGAGACTATAATATTTTCAAAATTATTAAATTATTTAATCTCCGTAAAATAACAGATCATCTAACCCCAATTTGACAATACAATAAATTTGATCACCAAAAAATTAAATAAATTTTCTACTTTAGTGATTAATTTATCCTCTGTTCTTTAGCAAATGTGTAAAATTTCGGATTGATATTTATCGATAAGCTTGCTATTGACTGACTGCATAGGTGGTATTTTACCTGATTCTCAATAACCCACCCAGAATAAAAGTTGACTAAAAATCAGGAAAATAATTAAGCAAAAGTGAAGTATTAATTCAAATATTCTCCTGATTCACCTCCCAAAGGAAATACATTGATTTTTAGATGTGTATCCCTCGTGCAAAACCTCGGCAGTCAAGCAACCATTAGAAATTGCTGAAAAGCTTGTGTAGTCTGCTTTTTTAGTTGTTAATTTCTATTTATGCTCATTATGCAATTAAAAAACGAACTGATTGATTTACCTTCTTTACATAAAATAATCGATCATTTTCCCTTGAAAATGAGTCCTGATAGTTATGTAGCCGATGCTATTATTTTGATGAATCAAGCCCAAAGTCATAGCTATCAACCTCTCAACTCCTCAACATTAATTCCATCCAGCACATTGAGTCAAAAAGTAACTAGCTATGTTTTGGTGGTAGAAGAAACACAGTTATTAGGAATATTTACTATTAGTGATGTCCTAAGATTAACAGC contains the following coding sequences:
- the ppsA gene encoding phosphoenolpyruvate synthase, which gives rise to MVRIPRKQDNHSQVSKEQALVLPLNSVGIADIPFVGGKNASLGEMIQQLSPKGVKVPDGFATTAYAYKFFISGAGLEAKLRNIFASLDIEDIDNLRHCGQQARSLMLNTPFPLELQQAIAKSYQSLCQEYGEDTDVAVRSSATAEDLPDASFAGQQETYLNVHGLKGVLESCHKCFASIFTDRAISYRQIKGFDHFELALSVGIQKMVRSDLACSGVMFSIDTETGFKDAALITAAYGLGETVVQGAVNPDEYLVFKPTLKQGFKPILQKRLGTKEIKMVYDLGGMKLTKNVSVLPAERNQFALNNDEILQLATWAYIIEDHYSQVRGLETPMDIEWAKDGVTGELFIVQARPETVQSQKSKTVLISYHLQEKSAVLLTGRSVGEMIGQGKAKVILDANQIQQFQAGDVLVTNRTDPDWEPIMKKASAIVTNSGGRTCFDGNTKILTNKGFITIQQIYEQGYQGLSTLALNTKTHKIEWKPITDAMKRTSQVIGVSVSQTRKVTDNILRLTPDHKMVNLRDGEYTKTEIQEMLDSQEMVLVSQNIPKLGNNKNQEADLAYLIGGIITDGSIYTTRTHGEVQFIQKCLPEKQAFIATMNEKMSTVYGKSFTACEKAESSGYIRGKQVKGQATAYRIYSKAIAYNLKEKEQQITQILLENTPEVSYQFLGGVIDGDGCYYNNRINIYISEENLLQAVIIACLKINTVPQVTRNRHIYNVQIVEKLERILEYTQRVKGDVNRRTIQTRFFATNQLFSENVTGQIKLRKDKNLLISDKQLREIGQFEQLLQGDIRMQRVVKVADAVEAEVYNITVADHHNYLVFTSKYTPVVVCNCHAAIIAREMGIPAIVGCGNATTLLQTGQEITVSCAEGETGKVYAGLLNFEVQELPLENLPRTRTKIMMNVGNPEEALGLTAIPNDGVGLARMEFIIANHIKAHPLALLHFHDLEDELAKYKIAELTAQYENKAEFFIDKLAQGIGTIAAAFYPKPVIVRLSDFKSNEYANLLGGRQFEPKEENPMLGWRGASRYYDPRYREGFALECEAMKRVRNEMGLTNIILMVPFCRTPEEGKRVLAEMAANGLVKGENGLQVYVMCELPSNVILADEFSQVFDGFSIGSNDLTQLTLGIDRDSELVAHLFDERNQAVKRTISRAIATVKQFKRKIGICGQAPSDYPEFARFLVKEGIDSISLNPDSVLKTQLEIAAAEGEEDFTPYS